The following proteins are encoded in a genomic region of Methylibium petroleiphilum PM1:
- a CDS encoding class I SAM-dependent DNA methyltransferase yields MPDDLKRTLWATADKLRANMDAAEYKHLVLGLIFLKYISDTFQARRTELTARFADPADEYHLDGATPADIAAELEDRDYYREANVFWVPEAARWEAIRSAAKQPDIGKRIDDALSLIEAENPKLKGILDKRFARAQLPDGKLGELVDLVSTIGFGESAATARDVLGQVYEYFLGMFASAEGKRGGQFYTPRSIVKTLVAVLAPHHGKVYDPCCGSGGMFVQSEEFILSHGGKLGDVAIFGQEANPTTWRLAAMNLAIRGIDFNLGREPADTFTKNQFPDLRADFILANPPFNISDWWHASLTGDARWHYGDPPQGNANYAWLQHMLHHLKPGGRAGIVLANGSMSSSQNNEGQIRAATVEADVVEVMIALPGQLFFNTQIPACLWFLVKDKRQRRGEVLFIDARKLATMISRVQCELKDEVIERIAGTVAAWRASPPLPLAGGGRGEGASSYADIPGYCRSVKLAEIAEHGHVLTPGRYVGAEAVDDDGESFEAKMQALTEKLGEQMAKGAELDAVIRQKLGGLGYEF; encoded by the coding sequence ATGCCGGACGACCTGAAGAGGACCCTCTGGGCCACCGCCGACAAGCTGCGCGCCAACATGGACGCGGCCGAGTACAAGCACCTGGTGCTGGGCCTGATCTTCCTGAAGTACATCTCCGACACCTTCCAGGCCCGCCGCACCGAACTGACGGCGCGCTTCGCCGACCCGGCCGACGAATACCACCTCGACGGCGCCACGCCGGCCGACATCGCCGCCGAACTGGAAGACCGCGACTACTACCGCGAGGCCAACGTCTTCTGGGTACCGGAAGCGGCCCGCTGGGAAGCCATCCGTTCTGCGGCCAAGCAGCCCGACATCGGCAAGCGCATCGACGATGCCCTGAGCCTCATCGAAGCCGAGAACCCCAAGCTCAAGGGCATCCTCGACAAGCGCTTCGCGCGCGCGCAGCTGCCCGACGGCAAGCTGGGCGAACTGGTGGACCTGGTCTCCACCATCGGCTTCGGCGAGAGCGCCGCCACTGCGCGCGACGTGCTGGGCCAGGTGTACGAATACTTCCTCGGCATGTTCGCCAGCGCCGAAGGCAAGCGCGGCGGTCAGTTCTACACGCCGCGCAGCATCGTCAAGACACTGGTCGCCGTGCTGGCGCCGCACCACGGCAAGGTGTACGACCCGTGCTGCGGCAGCGGCGGCATGTTCGTGCAGAGCGAAGAGTTCATCCTCAGCCACGGCGGCAAGCTGGGCGACGTGGCCATCTTCGGCCAGGAGGCCAACCCCACCACTTGGCGGCTCGCGGCAATGAACCTCGCGATCCGCGGCATCGACTTCAACCTCGGCCGCGAGCCGGCCGACACCTTCACCAAGAACCAGTTTCCCGACCTGCGCGCCGACTTCATCCTGGCCAACCCGCCGTTCAACATCAGCGACTGGTGGCACGCGAGCCTGACGGGTGACGCTCGTTGGCACTACGGCGACCCGCCGCAAGGCAATGCCAACTACGCCTGGCTGCAGCACATGCTGCACCACCTGAAGCCCGGCGGCCGCGCCGGCATCGTGCTGGCCAACGGCAGCATGAGCAGCAGCCAGAACAACGAAGGCCAGATCCGCGCCGCGACGGTGGAGGCCGACGTGGTGGAGGTGATGATCGCGCTGCCGGGCCAGCTGTTCTTCAACACGCAGATCCCGGCGTGCCTGTGGTTCCTGGTGAAGGACAAGCGGCAGCGCCGAGGCGAGGTGCTGTTCATCGACGCGCGCAAGCTGGCCACGATGATCAGCCGCGTGCAGTGCGAGCTGAAGGACGAGGTGATCGAGCGGATCGCCGGGACCGTGGCCGCGTGGCGCGCATCACCCCCTCTCCCGCTGGCGGGAGGGGGTCGGGGTGAGGGTGCTTCGAGCTACGCCGACATCCCCGGCTACTGCCGCAGCGTGAAGCTCGCCGAGATCGCCGAGCACGGGCATGTGCTGACGCCGGGGCGCTATGTGGGCGCGGAAGCGGTGGACGATGATGGCGAGAGCTTCGAGGCCAAGATGCAGGCGCTGACCGAGAAGCTCGGGGAGCAGATGGCGAAGGGGGCGGAGCTGGATGCGGTGATTCGGCAGAAGCTGGGTGGGCTCGGGTATGAGTTCTGA
- a CDS encoding FAD-dependent oxidoreductase has product MAADLPTDGAPNRRHQMFPVLSDTEIARISRFGSVCRYARGERLFTSGEVGPGMFVLLSGVVSVTHRDGLGHVLPLVRQGPGEFLAEVGQLSGRPALVDGTAEEAVEALLVPPGQLRALLVAEAELGERITRALILRRVSLIESGASGPVLIGPSTAPDMLRLQAFLRRNGQPYQMVCARKDADAAALIAQYGAAADEVVVVCPDGSVLLNPGEDALARCIGMVDTAERDELFDVVVVGAGPAGLATAVYAASEGLSVVVLDCRAYGGQAGASARIENYLGFPTGISGQALAGRAFVQAQKFGAEMLIPAQAVGLDCSRAKDGPAAELHVKLADGRRLRGRSVVVASGARYRRPAVPRLAEFEGRGVWYWASAVEARLCAQAEVALIGGGNSAGQAAVFLAQHAVAVHMLVRSAGLAASMSRYLIDRIEATPNIHLRSHTELSRLDGCTAEGLEGLAWRDHRSGAEEARRIRHLFLFVGADPEAAWLQGCGVAVDAHGFVRTGQAIEGAAGDGYRPAALESNVPGVFAVGDVRSGSVKRVGGAIGEGAAAVAMIHQFLAARAPVAV; this is encoded by the coding sequence ATGGCCGCAGACCTGCCGACCGACGGCGCCCCCAATCGCCGCCACCAGATGTTCCCGGTGCTGAGCGACACCGAGATCGCGCGCATCAGCCGCTTCGGCAGCGTGTGCCGCTATGCGCGCGGCGAGCGGTTGTTCACGTCGGGCGAGGTGGGCCCGGGCATGTTCGTGCTGCTGTCCGGTGTGGTGTCGGTCACCCACCGCGACGGCCTGGGCCACGTGCTGCCGCTGGTGCGCCAGGGGCCGGGCGAGTTCCTGGCCGAAGTGGGCCAGCTCTCGGGCCGCCCGGCGCTGGTGGACGGCACGGCCGAAGAGGCGGTGGAGGCGCTGCTGGTGCCGCCCGGTCAGCTGCGCGCGCTGCTGGTGGCCGAGGCCGAACTGGGCGAGCGCATCACCCGCGCGCTGATCCTGCGGCGCGTGTCGCTCATCGAATCGGGGGCTAGCGGCCCGGTCCTGATCGGCCCGTCGACCGCGCCCGACATGCTGCGCCTGCAGGCCTTCCTGCGCCGCAACGGCCAGCCCTACCAGATGGTCTGCGCGCGCAAGGACGCCGACGCGGCGGCGCTGATCGCGCAGTACGGCGCGGCCGCGGACGAGGTGGTGGTGGTCTGCCCCGACGGCTCGGTGTTGCTCAATCCCGGCGAGGACGCGCTGGCGCGCTGCATCGGCATGGTCGACACGGCCGAGCGCGACGAGCTGTTCGACGTGGTGGTGGTCGGTGCGGGCCCGGCGGGGCTGGCCACCGCGGTCTACGCGGCCTCGGAAGGCCTGAGCGTGGTGGTGCTCGACTGCCGCGCCTACGGCGGCCAGGCCGGCGCCAGCGCGCGCATCGAGAACTACCTCGGTTTTCCCACGGGCATCTCGGGTCAGGCGCTGGCCGGGCGGGCCTTCGTGCAGGCGCAAAAGTTCGGCGCGGAGATGCTGATCCCGGCGCAGGCCGTCGGTCTGGACTGCAGCCGCGCGAAGGACGGCCCGGCGGCCGAGCTGCACGTGAAGCTCGCCGACGGGCGGAGGCTGCGCGGGCGCAGCGTGGTCGTGGCCAGCGGCGCGCGCTACCGCCGCCCGGCCGTGCCGCGCCTGGCCGAGTTCGAGGGCCGGGGCGTCTGGTACTGGGCCTCGGCGGTGGAGGCGCGCCTGTGCGCGCAGGCCGAGGTGGCGCTCATCGGCGGCGGCAACTCGGCGGGCCAGGCGGCGGTGTTCCTGGCCCAGCATGCCGTGGCCGTGCACATGCTGGTGCGCAGCGCCGGCCTCGCGGCCAGTATGTCGCGCTACCTCATCGACCGCATCGAGGCCACGCCCAACATCCACCTGCGTTCGCACACCGAGCTGTCGCGGCTGGACGGCTGCACCGCCGAGGGCCTGGAAGGCCTGGCCTGGCGCGACCACCGCAGCGGCGCCGAGGAGGCGCGTCGCATCCGCCACCTGTTCCTGTTCGTCGGCGCCGATCCGGAGGCGGCGTGGCTGCAGGGCTGCGGCGTGGCGGTCGACGCGCACGGCTTCGTGCGCACCGGCCAGGCGATCGAAGGCGCGGCCGGCGACGGCTACCGGCCGGCCGCGCTGGAGTCCAACGTGCCCGGCGTGTTCGCGGTGGGCGACGTGCGCTCGGGCTCCGTCAAGCGCGTCGGCGGCGCCATCGGCGAAGGCGCCGCGGCGGTGGCGATGATTCACCAGTTCCTGGCGGCGCGGGCGCCGGTCGCCGTCTAG
- a CDS encoding DUF4276 family protein: MAIEVLHVLVEEPSMEVALQHLLPRLLREGIRAELRQFQCKSELLKQLPQRLAGYAQWLPDTAVVLVLVDRDDEDCLALKAQLDAMARAVGLVPRSDATPKGRFQVINRIAIEELEAWFFGDWPAVCAAYPKMPDTLPRRAGFRDPDAIAGGTWEALERELQRKGYFKQGLRKLELAREVASRMDPARNRSTSFGYLRTALAQL; encoded by the coding sequence GTGGCCATTGAGGTGCTGCACGTGTTGGTGGAGGAGCCGTCTATGGAGGTGGCGCTGCAGCACCTGCTTCCGCGCCTGTTGCGCGAGGGCATTCGCGCTGAATTGCGCCAATTCCAGTGCAAGAGCGAGTTGTTGAAGCAACTGCCGCAACGTCTGGCCGGCTATGCGCAGTGGCTACCAGACACGGCGGTGGTGCTGGTGCTGGTCGACAGGGACGACGAAGATTGCCTCGCTTTGAAGGCCCAGCTTGATGCCATGGCCCGAGCCGTCGGCCTGGTGCCGCGCAGCGATGCCACGCCAAAGGGGCGCTTCCAGGTGATCAACCGCATTGCAATCGAAGAACTCGAGGCGTGGTTCTTTGGCGACTGGCCTGCTGTTTGCGCGGCCTACCCCAAGATGCCCGACACGCTGCCGCGAAGAGCGGGCTTCCGTGACCCTGACGCAATTGCCGGTGGTACCTGGGAGGCTCTTGAACGCGAGTTGCAACGCAAGGGCTATTTCAAGCAGGGACTGCGCAAGCTGGAGTTGGCTCGCGAGGTGGCCTCAAGAATGGACCCGGCGCGCAACCGCTCTACCAGCTTCGGGTACCTGCGTACGGCCTTGGCGCAGCTTTGA
- a CDS encoding restriction endonuclease subunit S translates to MKSDCYVDAGVRVVRGTNLTGGRSFSGEFVFITPEKAVELNSANLSPNDLVFPHRGAIGEVGIVPEDGERYVLSSSLMKLTCDVARAHPDFVYYFFKSAIGRFELLKNSSQVGTPGIGQPLTSLKQIKLRLPPVGEQVAIAAALRALDDRIALLRDTNATLEAIAQALFKSWFVDFDPVRAKSQGLAPAGMDEATAALFPEGVEESALGPVPRGWRAATLAETFEINPSRSLPKDSEAKYLEMAGVPTTGHCAESIAVRAFGSGTKFRNGDTLLARITPCLENGKTAFVDFLVEDEIGWGSTEFIVLRPKAPLPDYFAYLLCRHAPFREFAERSMSGTSGRQRVQNDVLATYRIAVPPSAVAEAFGALINPLRHAITSNHARGATLGALRDALLPRLISGQLRLPDAVALAA, encoded by the coding sequence ATGAAGAGCGATTGCTACGTGGATGCCGGGGTTCGTGTTGTCCGCGGCACCAACTTGACTGGCGGCCGATCGTTCTCGGGTGAGTTTGTATTCATCACGCCAGAGAAGGCTGTAGAACTCAATTCGGCGAACCTGTCGCCGAATGACTTGGTCTTCCCTCATCGTGGCGCTATTGGCGAAGTTGGCATCGTCCCGGAAGACGGCGAGAGGTACGTTCTGTCCTCAAGCCTGATGAAGCTGACATGCGATGTGGCCCGTGCACACCCGGACTTCGTCTACTACTTTTTCAAGTCTGCGATTGGGCGCTTCGAACTTCTCAAGAACTCATCGCAGGTCGGCACGCCGGGTATTGGCCAGCCACTGACATCACTCAAACAAATCAAGCTGAGGCTGCCGCCAGTCGGCGAGCAGGTAGCGATTGCGGCCGCTCTGCGTGCTCTCGACGACCGCATCGCCCTCCTGCGCGACACCAACGCCACCCTCGAAGCGATCGCGCAGGCGCTGTTCAAGTCGTGGTTCGTCGACTTCGATCCCGTTCGCGCCAAGAGCCAAGGCCTCGCCCCGGCCGGCATGGACGAAGCCACGGCGGCCCTGTTTCCAGAGGGGGTCGAGGAGTCTGCTTTGGGGCCAGTGCCCAGGGGGTGGCGCGCTGCAACGTTGGCAGAAACCTTCGAGATCAATCCCTCGCGCAGCCTTCCGAAGGATTCAGAGGCGAAGTACCTCGAGATGGCCGGTGTGCCGACCACGGGCCATTGCGCCGAGTCGATCGCGGTGCGTGCCTTCGGGTCCGGCACCAAGTTTCGGAACGGCGACACGCTGCTGGCGCGCATCACGCCCTGCCTCGAAAACGGCAAGACGGCGTTCGTCGATTTCCTCGTGGAAGATGAGATCGGCTGGGGATCGACAGAGTTCATCGTGCTGCGGCCTAAGGCGCCGCTGCCCGATTACTTCGCCTATCTGCTGTGCAGACACGCACCGTTTCGCGAGTTTGCCGAGCGCAGCATGTCAGGGACGAGTGGACGTCAGCGGGTGCAGAACGATGTGCTCGCGACCTATCGGATTGCCGTGCCGCCATCAGCAGTTGCAGAAGCTTTCGGCGCGCTGATCAATCCACTGCGGCACGCGATCACGAGCAACCATGCGAGGGGAGCAACCCTTGGCGCGCTGCGTGATGCGCTGTTGCCTCGTCTGATCTCCGGCCAACTCCGCCTGCCTGACGCTGTGGCGCTGGCCGCCTGA
- a CDS encoding AAA family ATPase has protein sequence MATLSTVPRIHYLRVQNFRALRNIELKNITPLTVLLGPNGSGKTTLFDVFNFLSECFQGGLRQAWDKRGRAKELKTRGADGPVVIEIKYRESKATPLITYHLSIDEGPKGPVVAEEWLAWTRGTQGRPWRFLDYRLGKGVVVGGELPDEKDERLDVPLRSAELLAVNTLGQIAQHPRVAALRDFITDWYVSYLSVDNTRTQPEAGPMEQLSKTGDNLPNVIQYLQETHPEQLQSITEVLRRRIPRLERIDATPMPDGRLLLEVKDAPFDKPVLSKFASDGTLKMLAYLTVLYDPEPPRFIGIEEPENFLHPRLLPELGEECRHASERTQLLVTTHSPFFLNSCRPDEVRILFRDEQGHTQVRTAADIEGIPEFVAAGASLGHLWIEGQFGMSDPLRNQGAPWTIEGARRGH, from the coding sequence ATGGCCACCTTGTCCACCGTGCCACGCATCCACTACCTGCGGGTGCAGAACTTCCGCGCTTTGCGGAACATCGAGTTGAAGAACATCACGCCATTGACAGTGCTGCTGGGACCCAATGGCAGCGGCAAGACTACGCTGTTCGACGTTTTCAACTTTCTGTCTGAGTGCTTCCAGGGTGGCCTGCGGCAGGCCTGGGACAAGCGAGGCCGTGCGAAGGAACTGAAGACCCGTGGCGCGGACGGACCTGTGGTTATCGAGATCAAGTACCGCGAAAGCAAGGCGACGCCCTTGATCACCTACCACCTATCGATCGACGAAGGCCCCAAGGGCCCGGTGGTGGCTGAAGAGTGGTTGGCCTGGACCCGCGGCACTCAAGGCCGACCTTGGCGCTTCCTGGACTACAGACTCGGCAAGGGGGTGGTAGTAGGTGGCGAGTTACCCGACGAAAAGGACGAGCGGCTCGACGTGCCGCTGCGCAGCGCCGAACTGCTGGCGGTGAACACTCTGGGTCAGATCGCGCAGCACCCCCGCGTGGCGGCATTGCGCGATTTCATCACCGACTGGTACGTGTCCTACCTGTCTGTGGACAACACTCGAACTCAGCCCGAGGCCGGGCCGATGGAGCAGTTGTCGAAGACCGGCGACAACCTGCCCAATGTCATCCAGTATCTTCAGGAGACCCACCCGGAGCAGTTGCAGAGCATCACTGAGGTGCTGCGGCGGCGCATTCCGCGGCTGGAGCGCATCGACGCGACGCCCATGCCGGACGGCCGGCTGCTGCTGGAAGTGAAAGATGCGCCGTTCGACAAGCCGGTGTTGTCGAAGTTTGCATCCGACGGCACGCTCAAGATGCTGGCCTACCTGACTGTTCTGTACGACCCCGAGCCACCGCGCTTCATCGGCATCGAGGAGCCCGAGAACTTTCTGCACCCGCGGCTGCTGCCTGAACTGGGCGAGGAATGCCGCCATGCGTCCGAACGCACACAGTTGCTGGTGACTACGCATTCGCCCTTCTTCCTGAACAGCTGCAGGCCCGATGAAGTACGCATCCTGTTCCGAGACGAACAGGGTCACACGCAGGTTCGTACTGCAGCTGACATCGAGGGCATCCCGGAGTTCGTGGCGGCTGGCGCTTCGCTCGGTCACCTGTGGATCGAAGGCCAGTTCGGCATGAGTGACCCTTTGCGCAACCAGGGGGCGCCTTGGACGATAGAAGGGGCGCGGCGTGGCCATTGA
- a CDS encoding Fic family protein, giving the protein MRTAGTYVTTTTLGEAVQAFVPHPLPPADPPLAAEGYAAASRRAEMALARLGGVAGLVPSVDWLLYSAIRKEALLTSQIEGTQATLTDLFDDEAGQVLANTADVEEVTNYLRAFRLVRDNLRSEAGLPISVRLLCDAHRLLLDGARGAGKQPGELRRSQNWIGGARPGRAAFVPPPPDQVPGLLADLERFIHDPEPALPPLVRVALVHVQFETIHPFLDGNGRIGRLLIAALLEQWGLLPEPLVYLSGYLKQHQAEYYRRLSAVRTEGDWEGWVGFFLDGVETAATDAERGIVAMASLINADRKHLLAAPRVGAVALRLFELLPLMPRFTIEQVRQKLDTTFPTATAAVKLLHDLGMLSELTGQKKNRLFSYAAYVELLAGSP; this is encoded by the coding sequence ATGCGCACCGCCGGCACCTACGTCACCACCACCACGCTGGGCGAGGCGGTGCAGGCGTTCGTGCCCCATCCGCTGCCGCCGGCCGACCCGCCGCTGGCTGCTGAGGGCTACGCAGCAGCCAGCCGCCGCGCCGAGATGGCGCTGGCTCGGCTGGGCGGCGTGGCCGGCCTGGTGCCTTCGGTCGACTGGCTGCTCTACAGCGCCATCCGCAAGGAGGCGCTGCTCACCTCGCAGATCGAGGGCACCCAGGCCACGCTGACCGACCTGTTCGACGACGAGGCCGGCCAGGTGCTGGCCAACACTGCCGATGTCGAGGAGGTGACCAACTACCTGCGTGCCTTCCGCCTCGTGCGCGACAACCTGCGCAGCGAGGCCGGCCTGCCGATTTCGGTGCGCTTGCTGTGCGACGCCCACAGGCTGCTGCTCGACGGCGCACGCGGCGCTGGCAAGCAGCCGGGAGAACTCCGACGCTCGCAGAACTGGATCGGCGGCGCTCGGCCGGGCCGTGCGGCCTTCGTGCCGCCGCCACCGGACCAGGTTCCGGGACTGCTGGCCGACCTGGAGCGCTTCATCCATGACCCGGAGCCTGCGCTGCCACCCCTCGTGCGCGTGGCCCTGGTGCACGTGCAGTTCGAGACCATCCACCCGTTCCTCGACGGCAACGGGCGCATCGGACGGCTGCTGATTGCCGCCTTGTTGGAGCAGTGGGGCCTGCTGCCCGAGCCGCTGGTCTACCTGAGCGGCTACCTCAAGCAGCACCAGGCCGAGTACTACCGGCGGCTGTCGGCCGTGCGCACCGAGGGCGACTGGGAGGGCTGGGTCGGCTTCTTCCTCGATGGCGTGGAGACCGCGGCAACAGACGCCGAGCGCGGCATCGTCGCGATGGCGAGCCTGATCAACGCTGACCGCAAGCACCTGCTGGCTGCGCCCCGCGTGGGCGCGGTGGCGCTGCGCCTGTTCGAGTTGCTGCCGCTGATGCCGCGGTTCACCATCGAACAGGTGCGGCAGAAGTTGGACACCACCTTCCCCACGGCCACGGCGGCGGTGAAGCTGCTGCACGACCTGGGGATGCTGAGCGAGCTGACCGGCCAGAAGAAGAACCGCCTGTTCAGCTACGCTGCCTATGTCGAACTGCTGGCAGGGAGCCCATGA
- a CDS encoding type I restriction endonuclease subunit R: MTEDQLEQECLAWLADVGWQHRYGPDIAPDGDAPERDSYRQVLLLGRLRSAVAALNPTVPAAAREDAIRQVLDLGTPVLLAANRHFHRLLVGGVPVQYQQDGETRGDFVRLVDWSDPSRNEWLAVNQFSVTGPHHTRRPDIVLFVNGLPLVLIELKNPADLNADVWKAFHQIQTYKAQIPDIFQTNEVLVVSDGSEALLGSLSADSERFMAWRTIDGNTLDPLGKFHELQTLVRGALAPAYLLDYLRYFVLFEDDGQLAKKIAGYHQFHAVRAAIAQVVTASRPNSDARLRGKGGVVWHTQGSGKSITMTCFAARVMQEPAMENPTIVVITDRNDLDGQLFGVFSLAQDLLREQPVQANTRQELRALLGNRPSGGIVFATIQKFMPGEDEDTFPLLSDRHNIVVMADEAHRTQYGFEAKLKTPKSALKASSELTTGNGQPPAHRAEFAPSAKYQVGYAQHLRDALPNATFVAFTGTPVSGEDRDTRAVFGDYISVYDMQQAKEDGATVAIYYESRLAKLGLKADEMATIDDEVDELAEDEEESQQAKLKSRWAALEKVVGAAPRVAQVAADLVAHFEERNKAQTGKAMVVAMSREICVHVYDEIVKLRPDWHSPDPEQGTIKIVMTGSASDKALLRPHIYSAQVKKRLEKRFKNPADPLRMVIVRDMWLTGFDAPCVHTLYVDKPMKGHNLMQAIARVNRVFKDKQGGLVVDYIGIANELKSALKEYTAAQGRGRPTVDAHEAYSVLAEKLDALRGMLAGTNGHGFDYSGFLTGGHKTLAGAANFVLGIKEGKKRFADLALAMSKAFTLCCTLDEAKAVREEVAFFQAVKVILTKRDISAQKKMDEQRELAIRQIISAAVVSEEVVDIFDAVGLDKPNIGILDDAFLAEVRNLPERNLAVELLERLLEGEIKSRFAGNVVQNKKFSDMLADVVQRYQNRSIEAAQVMEELVQMAKKFRAAAARGEQLGLTEDEVRFYDALANNESAVRELNDETLKKIAHELAENLRKNLTVDWSARESVQAKLRLMVKRILRKYKYPPDQQDAAVELVLQQAKALGEAWA, from the coding sequence ATGACGGAGGACCAGCTCGAACAAGAGTGCCTGGCGTGGCTGGCCGACGTGGGCTGGCAACACCGCTATGGGCCGGACATCGCGCCCGATGGCGACGCCCCCGAGCGCGACAGCTACCGCCAAGTGCTGCTGCTCGGGCGCTTGCGCTCCGCAGTGGCCGCGCTGAACCCGACCGTGCCCGCGGCGGCGCGCGAGGATGCCATCCGCCAGGTGCTGGATCTCGGCACCCCGGTGCTGTTGGCCGCCAACCGACACTTTCACCGGCTGCTGGTGGGCGGCGTGCCGGTGCAGTACCAACAAGACGGCGAAACGCGCGGCGACTTTGTGCGTTTGGTGGACTGGTCCGACCCGTCGCGCAACGAGTGGCTGGCCGTCAACCAGTTCTCCGTGACCGGGCCACACCACACGCGCCGGCCCGACATCGTGCTGTTCGTCAACGGCCTGCCGCTGGTGCTGATCGAGCTGAAGAACCCGGCGGACCTGAACGCCGACGTGTGGAAGGCCTTCCACCAGATCCAGACCTACAAGGCGCAGATCCCGGACATCTTCCAGACCAACGAGGTGCTGGTGGTGTCCGACGGCAGCGAGGCGCTGCTCGGCTCGCTCTCGGCCGACAGCGAGCGCTTCATGGCCTGGCGCACGATCGACGGCAACACGCTCGACCCGCTGGGCAAGTTCCATGAGCTGCAGACGCTGGTGCGTGGCGCGCTGGCGCCGGCCTATCTGCTCGACTACCTGCGCTACTTCGTGCTCTTCGAGGACGACGGCCAACTCGCCAAGAAGATCGCCGGCTATCACCAGTTCCACGCGGTGCGCGCGGCCATTGCGCAGGTGGTGACCGCGTCGCGCCCGAACAGCGATGCGCGTTTGCGTGGCAAGGGCGGCGTGGTCTGGCACACCCAGGGCAGCGGCAAGAGCATCACGATGACCTGCTTCGCAGCGCGCGTGATGCAGGAGCCGGCGATGGAGAACCCGACCATCGTCGTCATCACCGACCGTAACGACCTGGACGGCCAGCTCTTCGGCGTGTTCAGCCTGGCGCAGGATCTATTGCGCGAGCAGCCGGTGCAGGCGAACACCCGGCAGGAACTGCGCGCGCTGCTCGGCAACCGCCCGAGCGGCGGCATCGTGTTCGCCACCATCCAGAAGTTCATGCCGGGCGAAGACGAGGACACGTTCCCGCTGCTCTCCGATCGCCACAACATCGTCGTGATGGCCGACGAGGCGCACCGCACGCAGTACGGCTTCGAGGCCAAGCTGAAGACGCCGAAGTCGGCGCTCAAGGCATCGAGCGAGCTGACCACGGGCAATGGCCAGCCACCCGCGCACCGGGCCGAGTTCGCGCCGAGCGCGAAGTACCAAGTGGGATACGCCCAGCACCTGCGCGATGCGCTGCCCAACGCCACCTTCGTGGCCTTCACCGGCACGCCGGTGTCGGGCGAAGACCGCGACACGCGGGCGGTGTTCGGCGACTACATCAGCGTCTACGACATGCAGCAGGCCAAGGAAGATGGCGCCACGGTGGCCATCTACTACGAGAGCCGGCTCGCCAAGCTGGGCCTCAAGGCCGACGAGATGGCCACCATCGACGACGAGGTCGACGAGCTGGCCGAAGACGAGGAAGAGAGCCAGCAGGCCAAGCTCAAGAGCCGCTGGGCGGCGCTGGAGAAGGTGGTCGGTGCCGCGCCGCGCGTCGCCCAGGTGGCGGCGGATCTGGTGGCGCACTTCGAGGAGCGCAACAAGGCGCAGACCGGCAAGGCCATGGTGGTGGCCATGAGCCGCGAGATCTGCGTGCATGTCTACGACGAGATCGTCAAGCTGCGACCCGACTGGCACAGCCCCGACCCCGAGCAAGGCACGATCAAGATCGTGATGACGGGCTCGGCCAGCGACAAGGCACTGCTGCGGCCCCACATCTACAGCGCCCAGGTAAAAAAGCGGCTGGAGAAGCGCTTCAAGAACCCGGCCGACCCGCTGCGCATGGTCATCGTGCGCGACATGTGGCTCACGGGCTTCGACGCGCCCTGCGTGCACACGCTCTACGTCGACAAGCCGATGAAGGGCCACAACCTCATGCAGGCGATTGCGCGCGTGAACCGCGTGTTCAAGGACAAGCAGGGCGGCCTGGTGGTGGACTACATCGGCATCGCCAACGAGTTGAAGTCGGCGTTGAAGGAGTACACCGCAGCACAGGGCCGCGGCCGGCCGACGGTGGACGCGCACGAGGCGTATAGCGTGTTGGCCGAGAAGCTCGACGCGCTGCGAGGCATGCTGGCGGGAACGAACGGGCACGGCTTCGACTACAGCGGGTTCCTCACTGGGGGTCACAAGACACTGGCCGGCGCCGCCAACTTCGTGCTTGGGATCAAGGAAGGCAAGAAGCGCTTCGCCGACTTGGCGCTGGCGATGAGCAAAGCCTTCACGCTCTGCTGCACGCTCGACGAAGCCAAGGCCGTGCGCGAGGAGGTGGCCTTCTTCCAGGCCGTGAAGGTGATCCTGACCAAGCGGGACATCAGCGCGCAGAAGAAGATGGACGAGCAACGTGAACTGGCCATCCGGCAGATCATCAGCGCGGCCGTGGTCTCGGAGGAGGTGGTCGACATCTTCGACGCCGTGGGGCTGGACAAGCCCAACATCGGCATCCTGGACGACGCCTTCCTGGCCGAGGTTCGCAACCTGCCAGAGCGCAACCTCGCGGTGGAATTGCTGGAGCGGCTGCTCGAAGGCGAGATCAAGTCACGCTTCGCCGGCAACGTGGTCCAGAACAAGAAGTTCTCGGACATGCTGGCCGACGTGGTGCAGCGCTACCAAAACCGGTCCATCGAAGCTGCTCAGGTGATGGAAGAGCTGGTGCAGATGGCCAAGAAGTTTCGCGCGGCTGCGGCGCGCGGGGAGCAGCTTGGCCTCACCGAAGACGAAGTGCGCTTCTATGACGCGCTGGCCAACAACGAATCCGCCGTTCGAGAGCTGAACGATGAGACGCTGAAGAAGATCGCCCATGAGCTGGCCGAGAACTTGCGCAAGAACCTCACGGTCGATTGGTCCGCGAGAGAAAGCGTCCAGGCCAAGCTGCGACTGATGGTCAAGCGCATCCTGCGCAAGTACAAGTACCCACCGGATCAGCAGGACGCTGCGGTGGAGCTTGTGCTGCAGCAGGCCAAGGCGTTGGGAGAAGCGTGGGCATGA